CCATGTATCAAAATATGGAGGTAAATTTTTAAAATGAAAAAACTCATGATAAATTTAAAAAAAGCCAAGGTTAAAGCTTTCACTTTGGTAGAAATGCTAGTCGTCCTTTTAATCATCAGCGTTCTTCTCTTGCTCTTTGTTCCTAATTTGACCAAGCAAAAGGATGCCGTAGATGATAAAGGAAAAGCTGCTGTTGTCAAGGTCGTAGAAAGTCAGGCAGAGCTCTATAGTCTGGACAAGAATGAAGATGCTAGCCTTAGCAAATTACAAGCGGACGGTCGTATCACAGCTGAGCAAGCTAAAGCTTATAAAGACTACCATGCAAAACAAAAAACAAGTCAAACTGTTGCAGATTAAGGCCTTTACCATGCTGGAAAGTCTCCTTGTTTTAGGACTTGTGAGTATCCTTGCTTTGGGCTTGTCCGGTTCTGTTCAGTCCAGTTTTGCAGCGGTGGAAGAACAGATTTTCT
This Streptococcus oralis DNA region includes the following protein-coding sequences:
- the comGC gene encoding competence type IV pilus major pilin ComGC, which produces MKKLMINLKKAKVKAFTLVEMLVVLLIISVLLLLFVPNLTKQKDAVDDKGKAAVVKVVESQAELYSLDKNEDASLSKLQADGRITAEQAKAYKDYHAKQKTSQTVAD